CCTTGTCGGCGATGAACATGAACAGGCCGCCGTTGGTGGCGTCGTCACCCATCAGCACCGTGCGCTCGTCCGGCATCACCTGCACCAGCTCGTGCGAGATGCGGCCCATGCAGTAGTGCTTCTTGATGCTGCCGGTGCCGTCGAGGTTCACCGTCACTTCCGGCAGATGGCCGTAGTGGTACGGGTTGGCCTTGGTCTCGTCGCCGAACAGGTTCTTGCTGTAGGCGCGGAACTGGTCGTCGGGCGCGGTCGCGTCCGGCTCGTACTCCTCGCTCGACAGGTGGGTGTTCCAGGGCGACAGGCTGGCGCCGCAGGTGATCCACAGGCCATGCACGCCGCTGGTGTCGACATTGTGGTACTGCACCAGCTTGAGCGCGCCGGTCTCCTTGTTCTGGTCCAGCGTCAGGACGGCGATCGGCGACGGCAGCTTGCCGTACATCGAGGCGTCCTTGGAATCGCGGGTGGTGTATTCGAACTGGACGACGGCGAACAGGGTGTTGCCGGTCACGCCCGCCACCTTGGCGCCGGTGATCGGGGCCAGCATGTTGCAGCCGTCCGGGCAGTCGGAGAAGAACTGCGTCGGGGTCGCCAGCGAGCCGTCGAGGATCGGCTTGCCGTTGATGTCGACATAGCCGCCGGCCATGATCGTGCCGCCCTTGCCGTCCGGAACCATGTCGCCGGTGATGAACAGCGGCTGGTAGCCCAGCGCGAAGCTCTGCTTGGAGCCGTCGGCCCAGGTCACGACCATGCTGGATTCGACCGTGGTCTTGGCCTGGGCGGCCGCGGCGGTGGGAGCGGCCATGCCGACGAACTCGACGGCGACCGGCGCGCCCTTGGCGGCTGCGGCCTCGGCGCCCGAGGCGAACAGCAGTTCCCCGGCGCCGATGCCGGCGACCGGCAGCAGCGGCAGCCCGGCGAGGGCGCGGAGCACCGAACGGCGCGACGTTTCAGGCAGCTGAACAGGCAGGTTGGTCATGGCTGGTGTCTCCCGAACCCTCATCAGGGCAAACTGCTGGCATGAGCGGTGCCATCAGGGCATGGAGGCCCGTCCGGCACGCCCTTGTTCTTGGCGAGCGTCCGGGAAGCTACAGCGGGGATGTTACAGTTTGACGGGCGCGCTCCCCTTCGGCAGGGCGCCTCCTCCCTCAGCGCGCGCTGAGCATGCAGGTGCGGTCGGAGGGCATGGGCAGGGTCGCCGCCTTGCCATCGGGCCCGGTGCCGCGCACCACGCGGCCGCCGGCCTTTCCATCCGTGGGCGGTCGATCGATGATCTCCGGGTCGGTCAGCTGGCCGGCGACCTTCCATTGCCGGGTCTGCGGGTCCTGGCAGCGTAGCTCGTAGCGGCCCTTCATCGGCTCGGCGGCGGCGGGCAGGCTGACGGCGATCATCAGCAGCATCGGGATGGCGAGGCGGATCATCGGTTCTTCCTCAGGGGGCCGTGTGGGACGGTTGCGGGCGGGACAGCACGCCGGCGATGTCGGTCTGCCACACCATGCTGACCAGCGCGATCTGGGTCAGCAGATGCATCTCGCCGCGGCCGATGGCGTCCAGCAGCTCCGTCCGCGTCAGGAACAGGATCTCGGTCTCCTCCAGATCGTCGGCGATCGGATCGGCGACGCGGCGGCAGCCGGTGGCGTGGAACATGTGCGACCAGGCCCCGCCCTGGTTGGCGTTGACGATGTAGGCGCCGAGGTCGGTCCAGCGCTCCGCCTCCATCCCCGTCTCCTCCAGCAGTTCGCGCCTCGCGGCGGCCAGCGGGTCCTCGCCGGGCGACAGATGGCCGCCGGGGAAGACCAGCCCGACCCTGCGCGGGCCGTGGCGGTACTGGCGGTAGGTGACGATCCGCCCGTCCGCCGTCTCGGCGAAGATGCAGGCGAAGGAGGGCTGGTCGAGCTGGTAATAGTCGTCGATCCGCCGTCCGTCCGGCAGTTCCACCGTCTCCACCCGCACCTTCAGGAAGGGAACGGCGTCGAGCAGCTCGCGGCTGTCCAGCACGGTCCAGGGGCAGTGGAGGCGGTCGGGGCGGTGTCCGGACATTGGGGGGCCTGCTCTGCGATGGGGGCGGTCACCACAGCCGCGTGACGATGCCGTCGAAGACCGCGTCGGCGGAGACCAGCGGCAGCTTGTAATGCATCGCCGTGGCCGCCAACAGACGGTCAAAAGGGTCATGATGGGACCAGTTCATCATGCCGGCGAGCAGGCAGACCGCCGGATCGAAGCCGGCGGCCACACCGCCCTGTTCGGCCAGCAGCGCATCCAGCCGCCCCACGAAGGGCTCCATCTCCGGCCATTTGCCGAGCCGGAC
This region of Azospirillum sp. B510 genomic DNA includes:
- a CDS encoding type II toxin-antitoxin system VapC family toxin, whose amino-acid sequence is MTAVLLDTHAWAWSLSGDSRLSKPAIAAIAGADMVLVSPITFFEIAQKVRLGKWPEMEPFVGRLDALLAEQGGVAAGFDPAVCLLAGMMNWSHHDPFDRLLAATAMHYKLPLVSADAVFDGIVTRLW
- a CDS encoding PhoX family protein encodes the protein MTNLPVQLPETSRRSVLRALAGLPLLPVAGIGAGELLFASGAEAAAAKGAPVAVEFVGMAAPTAAAAQAKTTVESSMVVTWADGSKQSFALGYQPLFITGDMVPDGKGGTIMAGGYVDINGKPILDGSLATPTQFFSDCPDGCNMLAPITGAKVAGVTGNTLFAVVQFEYTTRDSKDASMYGKLPSPIAVLTLDQNKETGALKLVQYHNVDTSGVHGLWITCGASLSPWNTHLSSEEYEPDATAPDDQFRAYSKNLFGDETKANPYHYGHLPEVTVNLDGTGSIKKHYCMGRISHELVQVMPDERTVLMGDDATNGGLFMFIADKAKDLSAGTLYSAKMEQEPGKDIDKGGAFALKWIKLGHATSDEIKQLADTLKAADIVEVKKEDPKDPSFTAIGFSGKTQWVKFKPGMEKAAAFLETHRYAPTVGATLALTKLEGVTVNAKDKTAYMAVSYMYKSMSDGKSGIKVDTINAGAVYQLPMTGGQTDLAGAAIDSDWVPVHFSAVPALVGRDLATPDAIGNTADADLIANPDNLKFSEKLRTLLIGEDSGAHVNNFLWAYNVDTKQLSRILSCPAGAESTGLQAVDDVNGFSYIMSNFQHPGDWEKGLHDKVKDSLAGLINDAYRNRRSGGVGYIHGLPQPV
- a CDS encoding NUDIX hydrolase; this translates as MSGHRPDRLHCPWTVLDSRELLDAVPFLKVRVETVELPDGRRIDDYYQLDQPSFACIFAETADGRIVTYRQYRHGPRRVGLVFPGGHLSPGEDPLAAARRELLEETGMEAERWTDLGAYIVNANQGGAWSHMFHATGCRRVADPIADDLEETEILFLTRTELLDAIGRGEMHLLTQIALVSMVWQTDIAGVLSRPQPSHTAP